A single genomic interval of Flavobacterium sp. N2820 harbors:
- a CDS encoding DUF808 domain-containing protein — MASGFFAILDDIAALMDDVAMTSKLATKKTAGILGDDLAVNAEKATGFLASREIPVLWAITKGSFINKLIILPVVFVLNWLYPPAIKAALIIGGVYLAYEGVEKIIEYFFHRAKKGEEVIKESKLEENAEHSEKAKVSSAIKTDFILSLEIVIIALGTAMEKEHPLITQILSVTFVAIIATIGVYGIVALIVRMDDAGFYLMKKGNNKGFLSNLGSVLIKALPLVIKFLAVVGTIALILVSGGIFLHNIEYVHHVVPQNIPSIVAEFGVGIAFGLVAVLLVMVFKKVKGLIQG; from the coding sequence ATGGCATCTGGATTTTTCGCAATCTTAGACGATATCGCTGCATTAATGGATGATGTAGCAATGACAAGTAAATTAGCAACCAAAAAAACTGCAGGAATTTTAGGAGATGATTTGGCAGTTAATGCCGAAAAAGCGACTGGATTTTTAGCTTCAAGAGAAATTCCGGTACTGTGGGCGATTACAAAAGGATCGTTTATCAATAAATTGATTATTCTACCGGTAGTTTTTGTTTTAAATTGGCTGTATCCGCCAGCCATTAAAGCGGCTTTAATCATCGGAGGAGTTTACTTAGCCTATGAAGGTGTGGAGAAAATTATCGAATACTTTTTTCATCGTGCTAAAAAAGGCGAAGAAGTTATCAAAGAAAGTAAATTGGAAGAAAACGCTGAACATTCTGAAAAAGCAAAAGTAAGTTCGGCAATTAAAACGGATTTTATTCTTTCGCTTGAAATTGTCATCATCGCTTTAGGAACGGCAATGGAAAAAGAACATCCGCTAATTACCCAAATTTTGAGTGTAACTTTTGTCGCAATTATTGCCACTATTGGAGTTTATGGAATTGTAGCTTTAATTGTAAGAATGGACGATGCAGGATTTTATTTAATGAAAAAAGGCAATAATAAAGGGTTTTTATCTAATCTAGGTAGCGTTTTAATCAAAGCCTTGCCATTGGTTATCAAATTTTTGGCTGTCGTAGGAACTATTGCACTTATTTTAGTTTCAGGAGGTATTTTTCTTCATAATATTGAATATGTTCATCATGTAGTGCCACAAAATATTCCTTCAATTGTAGCAGAATTTGGCGTTGGAATAGCATTCGGATTGGTAGCTGTTTTGTTGGTGATGGTTTTTAAGAAGGTGAAGGGTTTAATTCAAGGGTAG
- the ruvB gene encoding Holliday junction branch migration DNA helicase RuvB, giving the protein MNDNLNPNIESYSPQDIDIEKALRPLSFDDFAGQDQVLENLIVFVQAANLRKEALDHTLFHGPPGLGKTTLANILANELGVGIKITSGPVLDKPGDLAGLLTNLEERDVLFIDEIHRLSPIVEEYLYSAMEDFKIDIMIESGPNARTVQINLNPFTLVGATTRSGLLTAPMRARFGIQSRLQYYNTELLTTIVQRSSSILKMPITMEAAIEIAGRSRGTPRIANALLRRVRDFAQIKGNGKIDIEIAKFALKALNVDAHGLDEMDNKILLTIIEKFKGGPVGLSTLATAVSESGETIEEVYEPFLIQEGFIMRTPRGREVTEKAYKHLGKIKNNIQGGLF; this is encoded by the coding sequence ATGAATGATAATTTGAATCCCAATATAGAATCCTATTCTCCGCAAGATATTGATATCGAAAAGGCATTACGTCCACTAAGTTTCGATGATTTTGCCGGACAAGATCAAGTGTTAGAAAATCTAATTGTTTTTGTTCAAGCAGCAAATTTGCGTAAAGAAGCCTTAGACCATACTTTGTTTCACGGCCCTCCTGGTTTGGGGAAAACAACGTTGGCAAACATCTTGGCAAACGAGTTAGGAGTTGGAATTAAAATTACTTCTGGACCTGTTTTGGATAAACCCGGCGATTTAGCGGGATTATTGACAAATTTGGAAGAAAGGGATGTTTTATTTATTGATGAAATTCACCGTTTAAGTCCAATTGTTGAAGAATATTTATATTCTGCAATGGAAGATTTCAAGATTGATATCATGATTGAATCGGGTCCAAATGCAAGAACAGTTCAAATCAACTTGAATCCGTTTACTTTAGTTGGGGCCACCACTCGTTCTGGATTATTAACTGCACCAATGCGTGCTCGTTTCGGAATTCAAAGCAGATTACAATATTATAATACCGAATTATTAACAACAATTGTGCAACGTAGTTCTTCTATTTTAAAAATGCCTATAACTATGGAAGCGGCAATTGAAATCGCAGGGAGAAGTAGAGGAACACCTCGTATAGCCAATGCTTTGTTACGTCGTGTGCGCGATTTTGCTCAAATCAAAGGAAACGGAAAAATCGATATCGAAATTGCAAAATTTGCACTAAAAGCACTTAATGTAGATGCACACGGTTTAGATGAAATGGATAATAAAATCTTATTAACCATAATCGAAAAATTCAAAGGTGGACCAGTTGGATTATCAACCTTGGCAACCGCAGTTTCTGAAAGTGGTGAAACCATTGAAGAAGTGTACGAACCTTTCTTAATTCAAGAAGGCTTCATTATGCGAACCCCAAGAGGAAGAGAAGTAACCGAAAAAGCATACAAACATTTGGGAAAAATTAAAAATAATATTCAAGGAGGACTTTTTTAG
- the queG gene encoding tRNA epoxyqueuosine(34) reductase QueG, whose amino-acid sequence MIDKKEKYTQLIKAESKRLGFLSCGISKAGYLEEEAPRLENWLNNQMNGQMSYMENHFDKRLNPTLLVDDAKSVISLLLNYYPSELQNEDSYKISKYAYGQDYHHIIKEKLKELLHFIQTEIGELSGRAFVDSAPVLDKAWAAKSGLGWVGKNSNLITQKVGSFYFIAELIVDLELDYDTPTTDHCGSCTACLDACPTDAIVAPYVVDGSKCISYFTIELKDNLPQEMKGKFDDWMFGCDVCQDVCPWNRFSKPHNEPLFQTNSDILNFSKSDWEEITVDTFQKVFKNSAVKRTKYEGLLRTINFLKK is encoded by the coding sequence TTGATTGACAAGAAAGAAAAATATACACAGTTGATAAAAGCCGAATCCAAAAGACTCGGCTTTCTCTCTTGCGGTATTTCCAAAGCTGGTTATCTGGAAGAAGAAGCGCCTCGTTTAGAAAATTGGTTAAATAATCAAATGAATGGTCAAATGAGTTACATGGAAAATCATTTTGACAAACGTTTGAATCCAACTTTATTAGTAGATGATGCTAAAAGTGTGATTTCGTTATTATTGAATTATTATCCTTCCGAACTTCAAAATGAAGATTCGTATAAGATTTCCAAATATGCTTACGGGCAAGATTACCATCATATCATAAAAGAGAAATTAAAGGAATTGTTACATTTCATTCAAACCGAAATTGGCGAACTTTCTGGAAGAGCTTTTGTAGATTCGGCACCGGTTTTAGACAAAGCTTGGGCGGCAAAAAGTGGCTTGGGTTGGGTTGGAAAAAACAGCAATCTCATCACCCAAAAAGTCGGATCATTCTATTTTATTGCCGAATTAATCGTGGATTTGGAATTAGATTATGATACGCCAACAACAGACCATTGTGGTTCTTGCACTGCTTGTTTGGATGCTTGTCCCACGGATGCTATTGTGGCTCCGTATGTTGTGGATGGAAGCAAATGTATTTCGTATTTCACTATCGAATTGAAAGATAATTTACCACAAGAAATGAAAGGTAAATTTGACGATTGGATGTTTGGTTGCGATGTATGCCAAGATGTTTGTCCGTGGAATCGATTTTCAAAACCACATAATGAACCTCTTTTTCAAACGAATTCGGATATTTTAAATTTCTCAAAATCCGATTGGGAAGAAATTACGGTGGATACATTTCAAAAAGTATTTAAAAATTCAGCCGTGAAGCGAACCAAATATGAAGGCTTACTTCGTACTATTAATTTTTTGAAGAAATAA
- the ruvA gene encoding Holliday junction branch migration protein RuvA, producing MIAHIQGRLVEKTPTEVIIDCNGVGYHINISLHTFSLLPDSESLKLFTFLQIKEDAHTLYGFVEKQERELFKLLLSVSGVGASTARTMLSSLAPSQIIQAIASNDVGTMQSMKGIGAKTAQRIILDLKEKVLKVYNLDEVSVIESNTNKDEALSALEVLGFARKAAEKVIDKIIRETPNASVENLIKQALKNL from the coding sequence ATGATAGCGCACATCCAAGGAAGATTAGTTGAAAAAACACCAACCGAAGTAATCATTGATTGCAATGGTGTGGGCTATCATATTAATATATCTTTACATACTTTTTCATTATTACCCGATTCTGAAAGTTTAAAATTATTCACTTTTTTACAAATAAAAGAAGATGCACATACCTTGTATGGGTTTGTAGAAAAACAAGAGCGTGAATTATTCAAATTATTACTTTCCGTTTCAGGAGTTGGTGCTAGTACAGCTAGAACTATGCTCTCTTCATTAGCTCCAAGTCAAATAATTCAAGCAATTGCTTCAAACGATGTGGGAACCATGCAATCTATGAAAGGAATTGGAGCAAAAACAGCGCAACGAATTATTCTTGACTTGAAAGAAAAAGTGTTAAAAGTGTACAATTTAGATGAAGTTTCAGTAATTGAAAGCAATACAAATAAAGATGAAGCGTTATCTGCTTTAGAAGTTTTAGGTTTTGCCAGAAAAGCAGCTGAAAAAGTTATTGATAAGATAATTAGAGAAACCCCAAATGCCTCTGTAGAAAACTTAATAAAACAAGCTTTAAAAAATTTATAA
- a CDS encoding NADP-dependent malic enzyme: MHKDSKRREALLYHAKPTPGKIQVVPTKKYATQRDLALAYSPGVAEPCLEIEKDVNNVYKYTAKGNLVAVISNGTAVLGLGDIGPEASKPVMEGKGLLFKIFADIDVFDIEVGTKDIEEFIATVKNISPTFGGINLEDIKAPESFEIEKRLVEELNIPVMHDDQHGTAIISSAALLNAVELAGKKMEEVTMVISGAGSAAIACANLYVSFGVKPENVVMFNSKGALRKDDPKISDMQRVYATDKHFDDLAHAMKGADVFVGLSTGDIVTPDMLLGMADNPIVFAMANPTPEINYDLAIATRKDIIMATGRSDHPNQVNNVLGFPFIFRGALDVRATKINEDMKKAAVVALANLAKASVPEQVNIAYGETKLTFGRDYIIPKPFDPRLIAEVPPAVAKAAMESGVALAPITDWEKYKDDLLERMGSDNKMIRLLTNRARTSPKRIIFAEADQIDVLKAAQIVHEEGIGFPILLGNKEIILELKEEIGFDIDVPIFDPKTKESEAKRLEYANHFWQTRKRKGVTLYEAEKWMRERNYFGLMMVNTGEADAMVTGHSRSYPSTIKPVMQLIEKAPGVSKIATTNMMMTSRGPIFLSDTAINPNPTADDLARIALMTAKTVRMFGMEPVIAMVSFSNFGSSHNEGPNKVRQAVAYLHENFPDLIVDGEIQTDFALNPEMLKSKFPFSKLVNKKVNTLIFPNLDAANITYKLLKELNKSESIGPIILGLDKPVHVFQLGASVEEMVNMAAVAVVDAQEKGKKLIK; encoded by the coding sequence ATGCATAAAGATAGTAAACGTAGAGAAGCCTTATTATATCACGCAAAACCAACACCTGGAAAAATTCAGGTTGTTCCTACAAAAAAGTATGCCACACAACGAGATTTAGCTTTGGCTTATTCTCCAGGAGTAGCAGAACCTTGTTTAGAAATTGAAAAAGACGTTAACAACGTTTATAAATATACCGCAAAAGGAAATTTAGTTGCTGTAATATCAAACGGAACCGCAGTTTTAGGTTTGGGAGATATTGGTCCAGAAGCTTCTAAACCCGTAATGGAAGGAAAAGGGTTGTTGTTCAAAATCTTCGCCGATATTGATGTTTTTGATATCGAAGTGGGAACAAAAGACATCGAAGAATTCATTGCAACGGTAAAAAATATTTCTCCCACTTTTGGAGGAATTAACTTGGAAGACATCAAAGCGCCAGAATCTTTTGAAATTGAAAAACGTTTGGTGGAAGAATTGAATATTCCAGTAATGCACGATGACCAGCACGGAACCGCGATTATTTCATCAGCAGCTTTATTGAATGCAGTAGAATTAGCAGGCAAGAAAATGGAAGAAGTTACGATGGTAATTTCTGGGGCAGGTTCTGCAGCCATTGCTTGTGCTAATTTGTATGTGTCTTTTGGTGTAAAACCAGAAAACGTGGTAATGTTCAACAGTAAAGGTGCTTTACGAAAAGACGATCCAAAAATTTCCGACATGCAACGTGTGTATGCTACAGATAAACATTTTGACGATTTAGCACATGCTATGAAAGGGGCTGATGTTTTTGTAGGATTGTCAACAGGAGATATTGTTACACCTGATATGTTATTAGGAATGGCAGATAATCCAATTGTGTTTGCTATGGCAAATCCAACTCCGGAAATTAATTATGATTTAGCAATCGCTACACGAAAAGATATTATTATGGCAACGGGTCGTTCAGACCATCCTAATCAGGTAAATAATGTGCTTGGTTTTCCATTCATTTTTAGAGGCGCTTTAGACGTTAGAGCGACTAAAATTAATGAGGACATGAAAAAAGCTGCCGTAGTTGCCTTGGCTAATTTAGCAAAAGCATCTGTTCCGGAGCAAGTAAATATAGCTTATGGCGAAACCAAATTAACGTTTGGTCGTGATTATATTATTCCAAAACCATTTGATCCAAGATTAATTGCCGAAGTGCCACCAGCAGTTGCAAAAGCAGCAATGGAATCAGGAGTAGCATTAGCACCCATTACCGATTGGGAAAAATATAAAGATGATTTATTAGAACGAATGGGTTCTGATAACAAGATGATTCGTTTGTTAACTAACAGAGCTAGAACGAGTCCAAAACGCATTATTTTTGCTGAAGCTGATCAAATTGATGTCTTAAAAGCGGCTCAAATAGTTCATGAAGAAGGTATTGGTTTCCCAATTTTATTAGGAAATAAAGAAATTATATTAGAATTAAAAGAAGAAATTGGTTTTGATATTGATGTGCCTATTTTTGATCCAAAAACAAAAGAATCTGAAGCAAAACGCTTAGAATATGCTAACCATTTTTGGCAAACTAGAAAACGTAAAGGTGTTACGTTATATGAAGCTGAAAAATGGATGCGTGAGCGTAATTATTTTGGTTTAATGATGGTAAATACTGGTGAAGCAGATGCAATGGTTACAGGGCATTCAAGAAGCTATCCTTCAACGATTAAGCCAGTTATGCAATTGATTGAAAAAGCGCCAGGCGTTTCTAAAATTGCCACAACCAATATGATGATGACATCAAGAGGTCCAATTTTCTTGTCGGATACCGCAATTAATCCAAATCCAACAGCTGATGATTTAGCAAGAATTGCTTTAATGACAGCTAAAACAGTTAGAATGTTTGGGATGGAACCAGTTATTGCAATGGTTTCTTTTTCAAATTTTGGTTCGTCTCACAATGAAGGTCCAAATAAAGTAAGACAAGCTGTAGCCTATTTGCATGAAAATTTTCCTGATTTAATTGTTGACGGAGAAATTCAAACCGATTTTGCATTGAATCCAGAAATGCTAAAAAGTAAATTTCCTTTTTCTAAATTGGTAAATAAAAAAGTAAATACACTTATTTTTCCTAATTTAGACGCTGCAAATATTACCTATAAATTATTAAAAGAATTGAATAAGTCAGAATCTATCGGGCCAATAATTCTAGGATTAGACAAACCTGTACACGTGTTTCAATTAGGTGCAAGTGTTGAGGAAATGGTAAATATGGCAGCGGTAGCTGTAGTAGATGCTCAAGAAAAAGGAAAGAAGTTAATAAAATAA